From a single Mobula birostris isolate sMobBir1 chromosome 13, sMobBir1.hap1, whole genome shotgun sequence genomic region:
- the LOC140208251 gene encoding uncharacterized protein codes for MAHQRVHTGEKPFTCSVCGKRFTQSSNLLAHQRVHTGEKPFACSVCGKRFTNSSTLQRHQRVHTGEKPMTCSVCGKRFADQSTLQKHQRVHTGEKPFTCSECGKRFTESSSVQRHQRVHTGEKPFTCSVCGKRFTESSNLQSHQRVHTGEKPFTCSVCGKRFTNSSTLQSHQRVHTGEKPFTCSVCGKRFTDKSTLQKHQRVHTGEKPFTCSECGKRFTESSSLQRHQRVHTGEKPFTCSVCGKRFTNSSSLQNHQRIHTGEKPFTCSECGKRFTQSSNLQSHQRVHTGEKPFTCSVCRKGFTNSSSLQIHQRVHTGEKPFTCSECGKRFTQSSSLQSHQRVHTGEKPFTCLECGKGFSQSSKLLAHQSVHSGEWPFTCSDCGKGFTCSSKLMAHQRVHTGEMLFTCSVSEKRFTESSNPVAHQRGHTGEKPFTCSVCGKRFTQSSNLQIHQRVHTGEKPFTSSECEKGFTQSSNLLAHQRVHTGEKLCTCSVCGKRFADQSSLQRHQRVHTGEKPFTCSVCGKRFTESSNLHSHQRVHTGEKPFTCSVCGKRFTNSSTLQRHQRVHTGEKPFTCSVCGKRFADQSTLQKHQRVHTGEKPFTCSVCGKRFADQSSLQRHQRVHTGEKPFTCSVCGKRFTRLSNLQSHQRVHTGEKPFTCSECGKGFTQLSSLQSHQRVHTGEKPFTCSVCGKRFTNSSSRQNHQRVHTGEKPFTCSECGKRFTQSSSLQSHQRVHTGEKPFTCLECGKGFSQSSRLLAHQSVHSGEWPFTCSDCGKGFTCSSELMAHQRVHTGEMLFTCSVSEKRFTESSNLVAHQQGHTGEKPFTCSVCGKRFTQSSTLQNHQRVHTGERPFTCSVCGKRFTHSSTLQNHQRVHTGEKPFTCLACGKRFTQSSTLQKHQRVHTGERPFTCSVCGKRFTHSSTLQNHQRVHTGEKPFTCLACGKRFTQSSTLQKHQRVHTGEKPFTCSVCGKRFTQSSNLHSHQRVHTGEKPFTCSECGKGFTQPSLLLAHQSVHNGERPL; via the coding sequence atggctcaccagcgagttcacaccggggagaagccattcacctgctcagtctgtgggaagagattcactcagtcatccaacctactggcacatcagcgagttcacactggggagaagccgttcgcctgctcagtctgtgggaagagattcactaattcatccaccctacagagacatcagcgagttcacactggcgagaagccaatgacctgctcagtctgtgggaagagattcgctgatcaatccaccctacagaaacatcagcgagttcacactggggagaagccgttcacctgctcagaatgtgggaagagattcactgagtcatccagcgtacagagacatcagcgagtccacactggggagaagccattcacctgctcagtctgtgggaagagattcactgagtcatccaacctacagagtcatcagcgggttcacactggggagaagccgttcacctgctcagtctgtgggaagagattcactaattcatccaccctacagagtcatcagcgagttcacactggcgagaagccattcacctgctcagtctgtgggaagagattcactgataaatccaccctacagaaacatcagcgagttcacactggggagaagccgttcacatgctcagaatgtgggaagagattcactgagtcatccagcctacagagacatcagcgagtccacaccggggagaagccgttcacctgctcagtctgtgggaagagattcactaattcatccagcctacagaatcatcagcgaattcacactggggagaagccgttcacctgctcagaatgtgggaagagattcactcagtcatccaacctgcagagtcatcagcgagttcacactggggagaagccgttcacctgctcagtctgtaggaagggattcactaattcatccagcctacagattcatcagcgagttcacactggggagaagccattcacctgctcagaatgtgggaagagattcactcagtcatccagcctacagagtcatcagcgagttcacactggggagaagccgttcacctgcttagaatgtgggaaagggttcAGTCAGTCATCCAAactgctggcacaccagtcagttcacagtggggagtggccgttcacctgctcagactgtgggaagggattcacttgctcatctaagctaatggctcaccagcgagttcacactggagagatgctgttcacctgctcagtctctgagaagagattcactgagtcatccaacccAGTGGCACATCAGCGaggtcacactggggagaagccgttcacctgctcggtctgtgggaagagattcactcagtcatccaacctacagattcatcagcgagttcacactggggagaagccattcaccagctcagaatgtgagaaaggattcactcagtcatccaacctactggcacatcagcgagttcacactggggagaagctgtgcacctgctcagtctgtgggaagagattcgctgatcaatccagcctacagagacatcagcgagtccacactggggagaagccattcacctgctcagtctgtgggaagagattcactgagtcatccaacctacacagtcatcagcgagttcacactggggagaagccattcacctgctcagtctgtgggaagagattcactaattcatccaccctacagagacatcagcgagttcacactggcgaAAAGcccttcacctgctcagtctgtgggaagagattcgctGATCAATCCACCCTGcagaaacatcagcgagttcacactggggagaagccgttcacctgctcagtctgtgggaagagattcgctgatcaatccagcctacagagacatcagcgagtccacactggggagaagccattcacctgctcagtctgtgggaagagattcactcggttatccaacctacagagtcatcagcgagttcacactggggagaagccgttcacctgctcagaatgtgggaagggattcactcagttatccagcctacagagtcatcagcgagttcacactggggagaagccgttcacctgctcagtctgtgggaagagattcactaattcatccagccgacagaatcatcagcgagttcacactggggagaagccattcacctgctcagaatgtgggaagagattcactcagtcatccagcctacagagtcatcagcgagttcacactggggagaagcctttcacctgcttagaatgtgggaaaggattcagtcagtcatccagactgctggcacaccagtcagttcacagtggggagtggccattcacctgctcagactgtgggaagggattcacttgctcgtctgagctaatggctcaccagcgagttcacactggagagatgctgttcacctgctcagtctctgagaagagattcactgagtcatccaacctaGTGGCACACCAGCAaggtcacactggggagaagccgttcacctgctcagtctgtgggaagagattcactcagtcatccaccctacagaatcatcagcgagttcacactggggagaggccgttcacctgctcagtctgtgggaagagattcactcactcatccaccctacagaatcatcagcgagttcacactggggagaagccattcacctgcttagcctgtgggaaaagattcactcagtcatccaccctacagaaacatcagcgagttcacactggggagaggccgttcacctgctcagtctgtgggaagagattcactcactcatccaccctacagaatcatcagcgagttcacactggggagaagccattcacctgcttagcctgtgggaaaagattcactcagtcatccaccctacagaaacatcagcgagttcacactggggagaagccgtttacctgctcagtctgtgggaaaagattcactcagtcatccaacctacacagtcatcagcgagttcacactggggagaagccgttcacctgctcagaatgtgggaaaggattcactcagccATCCctcctactggcacaccagtcagttcacaatggggaaCGGCCATTGTGA